One segment of Haloplanus natans DSM 17983 DNA contains the following:
- a CDS encoding AAA family ATPase has protein sequence MRVLGTVGLPGSGKGEAAAVAREVGIPVVTMGDVIREACRDRGLDPEEHHGSVARAIREEEGETAIAERSLPHIEAALEESETVLVDGLRSPAEVARFEDAFRDAFVLVSVEAPFETRAERLADRGRDDSDLDCEALREREERELGFGMGEVMDRADVTVENTGSLEAFHERVRGLLNESAEADR, from the coding sequence ATGAGGGTACTCGGCACCGTCGGGCTTCCGGGAAGCGGCAAGGGCGAGGCGGCGGCCGTCGCCCGCGAGGTCGGCATCCCGGTCGTCACGATGGGCGACGTGATCCGCGAGGCGTGTCGCGACCGGGGGCTAGACCCGGAAGAACACCACGGTTCGGTGGCGCGGGCGATCCGCGAGGAGGAGGGTGAGACGGCCATCGCGGAGCGGTCGCTCCCGCACATCGAAGCGGCACTCGAGGAGTCGGAGACGGTCCTCGTCGACGGTCTGCGCTCGCCGGCGGAAGTGGCGCGTTTCGAGGACGCCTTCCGCGACGCGTTCGTCCTCGTGAGCGTCGAGGCGCCGTTCGAGACGCGAGCCGAACGGCTGGCCGACCGCGGGCGCGACGACTCCGACCTCGATTGCGAGGCACTCCGGGAGCGAGAGGAGCGCGAACTCGGCTTCGGGATGGGTGAGGTGATGGATCGCGCGGACGTGACCGTCGAGAACACGGGGTCGCTGGAGGCCTTCCACGAGCGGGTTCGAGGGCTCTTGAACGAGTCCGCGGAGGCCGATCGATGA
- a CDS encoding secondary thiamine-phosphate synthase enzyme YjbQ, giving the protein MEFTVSTDARLDVVDVTDRVAAAVAGEDEGTATVFVDHTTAGVVVNEAEPRLLEDVRTFLSNLVPDEGWRHDELDGNADSHLRAMLLGPSATVPVVDGEPALGRWQSVLLVECDGPRERTVRVV; this is encoded by the coding sequence ATGGAGTTCACCGTCTCGACGGATGCACGGCTCGATGTCGTGGACGTGACCGACCGAGTCGCCGCGGCGGTCGCGGGCGAGGACGAGGGAACGGCCACCGTCTTCGTCGACCACACCACCGCGGGCGTCGTCGTCAACGAGGCCGAACCACGGTTGCTGGAGGATGTCCGAACGTTCCTTTCGAATCTGGTGCCCGACGAGGGCTGGCGCCACGACGAACTCGACGGGAATGCGGATTCGCACCTGCGGGCGATGCTGCTGGGGCCGTCGGCGACGGTGCCGGTGGTAGATGGCGAACCGGCGCTCGGGCGGTGGCAGTCGGTGCTCTTGGTGGAGTGTGACGGTCCCCGAGAGCGGACGGTCCGAGTCGTCTAG
- a CDS encoding magnesium transporter → MTTDWTVRAITRAMLPVLLLLTLVELGSGLVLGSFEDTLLRYPSLLVLVPVTIGTAGNLGSVLAARLSTAFHLGTLSFAPDDETLVGNALATVALAATVFPVVGLGAWSLSALTGSTDLSPWTVLAVSLSSGLSLAVLAVVVTVVATYAAYRLELDPDDVVIPVVTNTCDVLGVVLLYVAVLVFV, encoded by the coding sequence GTGACGACCGACTGGACCGTCCGGGCCATCACGCGGGCGATGCTGCCCGTCCTCCTCCTCCTGACGCTCGTCGAACTCGGCAGCGGCCTCGTCCTCGGGAGCTTCGAGGATACCCTCCTTCGATACCCCTCCTTGCTCGTTCTCGTCCCCGTCACCATCGGCACCGCCGGCAACCTTGGTAGCGTCCTCGCGGCCCGTCTCTCCACTGCCTTCCACCTCGGTACCCTCTCTTTTGCCCCGGACGACGAGACGCTCGTGGGCAACGCCCTCGCCACCGTCGCTCTCGCGGCCACCGTCTTCCCCGTCGTCGGCCTCGGGGCCTGGAGCCTGAGCGCGCTCACCGGCTCGACCGACCTCTCGCCGTGGACCGTCCTCGCCGTCTCGCTGTCCAGTGGCCTCTCGCTCGCCGTCCTCGCCGTCGTCGTCACCGTCGTTGCCACCTACGCCGCCTATCGCCTCGAACTCGACCCCGACGACGTGGTGATCCCCGTCGTCACCAACACCTGCGACGTGCTCGGGGTCGTCCTGCTCTACGTCGCCGTCCTCGTGTTCGTCTAG
- a CDS encoding pyridoxamine 5'-phosphate oxidase family protein, whose amino-acid sequence MEYGVEMSDEEIGSFLARRGHGVLSFGGEVPYGLPVSFGYDVVNERVIFQPLGAEDGKKAAYLDDSPAVNLVAYEWEGVDEWRSVVVDGDLSAIPDDSPEAVDAAAVFADFATVVGAPVFDRPLADIESNWYELSVDESSGRQSPRAE is encoded by the coding sequence ATGGAGTACGGCGTCGAGATGTCGGACGAGGAGATCGGATCGTTTCTCGCACGACGGGGCCACGGTGTGCTCTCGTTCGGCGGCGAGGTGCCGTACGGACTCCCGGTGTCGTTCGGCTACGACGTGGTGAACGAGCGCGTCATTTTCCAACCACTGGGGGCCGAAGACGGCAAGAAAGCGGCGTATCTCGACGACTCGCCGGCGGTGAATCTCGTCGCGTACGAGTGGGAGGGCGTCGACGAGTGGCGTAGCGTCGTCGTCGACGGCGACCTGTCGGCCATCCCGGACGACTCGCCCGAAGCCGTCGACGCCGCCGCCGTGTTCGCCGACTTCGCCACCGTCGTCGGGGCGCCGGTGTTCGACCGGCCGCTGGCGGATATCGAGTCGAACTGGTACGAACTTTCCGTCGACGAGTCGAGCGGCCGGCAGTCGCCGCGGGCGGAGTGA
- a CDS encoding YccF domain-containing protein, with protein MTQRSLLTRALWFVAVGWWATPAVVNAAWFLCATIVGAPIGVKLINLVPTVLTLKEPRSVVDPDTARGQRSLAVRAVYFVVVGWWLGWLWANVASVLAITIVGLPLAIPMFDRLPFVTSLYRFDG; from the coding sequence ATGACCCAGCGGTCCCTCCTCACGCGCGCCCTGTGGTTCGTCGCCGTCGGCTGGTGGGCGACGCCCGCCGTCGTCAACGCCGCGTGGTTTCTCTGTGCCACCATCGTCGGCGCCCCCATCGGCGTCAAACTGATCAACCTCGTCCCCACCGTCCTCACCCTCAAAGAGCCGCGGTCGGTCGTCGACCCCGATACCGCACGCGGGCAGCGATCCCTCGCCGTTCGTGCCGTCTACTTCGTCGTCGTCGGCTGGTGGCTCGGCTGGCTCTGGGCGAACGTCGCGAGCGTTCTGGCGATCACCATCGTCGGCCTCCCACTCGCGATTCCGATGTTCGACCGGCTACCTTTCGTCACCTCGCTCTATCGGTTCGACGGATAG
- a CDS encoding ABC transporter ATP-binding protein codes for MDVPAAADDDPFEEQRERTANPMRRLFAAYGREQAGPFSVGVVASLFARILDLLPPLLLGIAVDAIFLDESEFSLPLVPTAWLPTDAEAQFWLVVGIVLFSFLGGAGLHWVRNWGWNRFAQYVQHAIRTDTYDAMQRLNMTFFADKQTGEMMSVLSNDVNRLERFLNDGLNSAFRLGVMVVGIAALLFWMNPQLAVVALLPVPLIAFFTYRFVNTIQPKYAEVRSSVGQVNSRLENNLGGIQVIKTSNTESYEADRVEDVSGDYFDANWDAIETRIKFFPGLRVLAGIGFALTFTIGGLWVFRGEGPWIFTGTLRPGEFVAFILYSQRFIWPMAQFGQIINMYQRAYASAARIFGLMDEDAGIDERPDADELVVSEGRVEYDDVSFGYDDASILEDVSFAADGGDTVALVGPTGAGKSTALKLLLRMYDVDEGSVRVDGRDVRDVTLASLRSAIGYVSQETFLFYGTVRENITYGTFDADEEAVIAAAKAAEAHEFVTNLPDGYDTMVGERGVKLSGGQRQRLAIARAMLKDPDILVLDEATSDVDTETEMLIQRSLDRLTADRTTFVIAHRLSTVKDADRIVVLDDGRVVERGTHEELLAADGLYANLWGVQAGEIEDLPEEFVERATRRGARTAELTGSGDADD; via the coding sequence ATGGACGTCCCCGCGGCCGCGGACGACGACCCCTTCGAGGAGCAACGGGAGCGGACGGCCAACCCGATGCGACGGCTGTTCGCCGCGTACGGACGCGAGCAGGCCGGCCCCTTCTCCGTCGGCGTCGTCGCCAGTCTCTTCGCCCGCATCCTCGACCTCCTGCCGCCGCTCCTCCTCGGCATCGCCGTCGACGCCATCTTCCTCGACGAGAGCGAGTTCTCCCTCCCGCTCGTTCCGACCGCGTGGCTCCCGACGGACGCCGAGGCGCAGTTCTGGTTGGTCGTCGGCATCGTCCTCTTTTCCTTTCTCGGCGGCGCCGGCCTCCACTGGGTCCGCAACTGGGGCTGGAACCGCTTCGCCCAGTACGTCCAACACGCCATCCGGACCGACACGTACGACGCGATGCAGCGGCTGAACATGACGTTTTTCGCCGACAAGCAGACCGGCGAGATGATGTCGGTGCTGTCGAACGACGTGAACCGGCTGGAACGGTTCCTCAACGACGGGCTGAACTCCGCGTTCCGCCTCGGCGTCATGGTCGTCGGCATCGCCGCGCTCCTGTTCTGGATGAACCCGCAACTCGCCGTCGTTGCCCTCCTGCCAGTCCCGCTCATCGCCTTCTTCACCTACCGGTTCGTCAACACCATCCAGCCCAAATACGCCGAGGTGCGGTCGAGCGTCGGCCAGGTCAACTCCCGACTGGAGAACAACCTCGGCGGCATTCAGGTGATCAAGACGAGCAACACCGAATCGTACGAGGCCGACCGGGTCGAGGACGTGTCGGGCGACTACTTCGACGCCAACTGGGACGCCATCGAGACGCGGATCAAATTCTTCCCCGGCCTCCGGGTGCTCGCGGGCATCGGTTTCGCGCTCACGTTCACCATCGGCGGCCTCTGGGTGTTCCGTGGCGAGGGTCCCTGGATCTTCACCGGGACCCTCCGCCCCGGCGAGTTCGTCGCCTTCATCCTCTACAGCCAGCGGTTCATCTGGCCGATGGCGCAGTTCGGACAGATCATCAATATGTACCAGCGGGCCTACGCCTCCGCCGCCCGAATCTTCGGGCTGATGGACGAGGACGCGGGCATCGACGAGCGCCCCGATGCCGACGAACTCGTCGTGAGCGAGGGCCGCGTCGAGTACGACGACGTGTCCTTCGGCTACGACGACGCCTCCATCCTCGAGGACGTGAGCTTCGCCGCCGACGGGGGCGATACCGTCGCCTTGGTCGGCCCGACGGGTGCCGGCAAATCCACCGCGCTGAAGCTCCTGCTCCGGATGTACGACGTTGACGAAGGATCGGTTCGGGTCGACGGCCGCGACGTGCGCGACGTGACTCTCGCCAGCCTCCGGAGCGCCATCGGCTACGTCAGCCAGGAGACGTTCCTCTTCTACGGGACGGTCCGCGAGAACATCACCTACGGCACGTTCGACGCCGACGAGGAGGCGGTGATCGCCGCCGCCAAAGCGGCCGAGGCCCACGAGTTCGTCACCAACCTCCCCGACGGCTACGACACGATGGTCGGCGAGCGCGGCGTCAAGCTCTCCGGGGGCCAGCGCCAGCGCCTCGCCATCGCCCGCGCGATGCTCAAAGACCCCGACATCCTCGTTCTCGACGAGGCGACCAGCGACGTCGACACCGAGACGGAGATGCTGATTCAGCGGTCGCTGGATCGGCTCACCGCCGACCGCACCACGTTCGTCATCGCCCACCGCCTCTCGACGGTGAAGGATGCGGACCGCATCGTCGTCCTCGACGACGGCCGAGTGGTCGAACGCGGCACGCACGAGGAGCTACTGGCCGCGGACGGCCTCTACGCCAACCTCTGGGGCGTGCAGGCGGGCGAAATCGAGGACCTCCCCGAGGAGTTCGTCGAGCGGGCGACGCGGCGGGGCGCCCGGACCGCCGAGTTGACGGGGTCCGGCGACGCCGACGACTAG
- a CDS encoding DUF192 domain-containing protein, translating into MLRRAIRPLLVVLLVGLAGCSGVGPTAPTATATDAPGTAATATSAPVSTPGSDYDTATVVLLDANGTAVATVDVWVADTFSKQYTGLSDTSALEPGQGMLFVFDSEGDRAFVMRDMAFPLDMVFIGADGTITAIHHAPVESDGDLTQYSGRAKFVLEVPMGYTNRTGIDVGDRVRIEGR; encoded by the coding sequence ATGCTCCGTCGAGCGATCCGGCCCCTCCTCGTCGTCCTCCTCGTCGGCCTCGCCGGCTGTTCGGGCGTGGGACCGACGGCACCGACCGCGACGGCCACCGACGCGCCCGGCACGGCCGCGACGGCGACGAGCGCGCCGGTATCGACGCCCGGAAGCGACTACGACACGGCGACCGTCGTCCTCCTCGACGCGAACGGGACGGCGGTGGCGACGGTCGACGTATGGGTGGCCGACACCTTCTCGAAACAGTACACCGGCCTGAGCGACACGAGCGCGCTCGAACCCGGCCAGGGGATGCTGTTCGTGTTCGATAGCGAGGGTGACCGCGCGTTCGTGATGCGCGATATGGCCTTCCCGCTCGATATGGTGTTTATCGGCGCGGACGGGACGATCACGGCCATCCACCACGCGCCGGTCGAATCCGACGGCGACCTGACACAGTACTCGGGCCGGGCGAAGTTCGTCCTCGAAGTGCCGATGGGCTATACGAACCGGACGGGTATCGACGTCGGCGACCGGGTTCGGATCGAGGGCCGATGA
- a CDS encoding RNA-binding domain-containing protein, producing MIHRIDVRVVAPVRDTEVTDRVADAVRNLFPNAELSEEPGQLVAEAHSMDAFSERLHEQEILDTARREFFRRADDEGFAFALKKQAAFKSVINFAVGNPDELGDIEVQVTVHDPEVEGFVDHVAPPTEDGRPVQSDE from the coding sequence ATGATACACCGCATCGACGTGCGGGTGGTCGCTCCCGTCCGCGACACCGAGGTGACGGATCGAGTCGCCGACGCGGTGCGCAACCTGTTCCCGAACGCGGAACTCAGCGAGGAGCCGGGACAGCTCGTCGCCGAGGCCCACTCGATGGACGCGTTCTCGGAGCGCCTCCACGAACAGGAAATTCTCGACACCGCCCGCCGCGAGTTCTTCCGCCGGGCCGACGACGAGGGGTTCGCCTTCGCGCTGAAGAAACAGGCGGCGTTCAAAAGCGTAATAAATTTCGCGGTCGGCAACCCGGACGAACTCGGTGACATCGAGGTGCAGGTGACGGTTCACGACCCCGAGGTGGAGGGGTTCGTGGATCACGTCGCGCCGCCGACGGAGGACGGACGACCGGTACAGTCGGACGAGTGA
- a CDS encoding methyl-accepting chemotaxis protein: MSNAASELDAGVDDELDGEVQQDIDRQEDYDNEAASEIQTSIAELQGSSEEIAERTREITDHTTEQYERMTEVAGEISNLSAAVEEVASSAEQVAAASERADDLTGEGHEAVQRVAAAMEQIEKSTTNVVDDVRAVEEAVAEIDEVVEIINDIADQTNLLALNANIEAARAGEEGEGFAVVANEVKSLAEESQEHAADIERRVDGIQDSTSTAAESLGETQDAVGEGVAATEDALDILDDIDSSVSEVNDGIDEVAEATDEQAAGHEEIASMTENVTTDAERIVGETEEIADEVDEQTERIEDIDRAVGALVDDL; this comes from the coding sequence ATGTCGAACGCTGCATCCGAACTCGACGCGGGGGTCGACGACGAACTGGACGGCGAGGTGCAACAGGATATCGATCGGCAGGAGGACTACGACAACGAGGCGGCCAGCGAGATCCAGACCTCTATCGCCGAGTTACAGGGGAGTTCGGAGGAGATCGCCGAGCGGACGCGGGAGATCACGGACCACACGACCGAGCAGTACGAGCGGATGACGGAGGTGGCGGGCGAGATTTCGAATCTGAGCGCCGCCGTCGAGGAGGTGGCGTCGTCGGCGGAACAGGTCGCGGCCGCCAGCGAACGCGCGGACGACCTCACCGGCGAGGGCCACGAGGCGGTACAGCGGGTCGCCGCCGCGATGGAACAGATCGAGAAGTCGACGACGAACGTCGTCGACGACGTCCGCGCGGTCGAGGAAGCGGTCGCCGAAATCGACGAAGTGGTCGAGATCATCAACGACATCGCGGATCAGACGAACCTGCTCGCCTTGAACGCCAACATCGAGGCGGCGCGGGCGGGCGAGGAGGGTGAGGGGTTCGCCGTCGTCGCCAACGAGGTCAAGAGCCTGGCCGAGGAGTCACAGGAACACGCCGCCGACATCGAACGACGCGTCGACGGGATACAGGACTCCACGTCGACCGCCGCGGAGAGTTTGGGCGAGACACAGGACGCCGTCGGCGAGGGGGTCGCCGCCACCGAGGACGCCCTCGACATCCTCGACGACATCGACTCCTCGGTCTCGGAGGTGAACGACGGGATCGACGAGGTGGCCGAAGCCACCGACGAACAGGCCGCCGGCCACGAGGAGATCGCGAGCATGACCGAGAACGTCACCACGGACGCCGAACGGATCGTCGGCGAGACCGAAGAGATCGCCGACGAGGTGGACGAACAGACCGAACGGATCGAGGATATCGACCGCGCCGTCGGGGCGTTGGTTGACGACCTATAA
- a CDS encoding gamma carbonic anhydrase family protein codes for MVDSRDYAFEGVRPTIHDDARVSHEATLVGDVRVGADASVWPGVVLRGDVAPVEVGAESHVGDGAVLHAASLGDRVMIGHGAVLNEATVDDGALVGFNTTVNADVHVGERCIVASGTVVPNGYDIPAESFVRGVPARATPLDETRIDAESIFEAYSTGGYTDLASRHSELF; via the coding sequence ATGGTCGACAGCCGAGACTACGCGTTCGAAGGGGTTCGACCGACGATCCACGACGACGCCCGGGTGAGCCACGAGGCGACGCTCGTCGGCGACGTTCGCGTCGGAGCCGACGCGAGCGTCTGGCCCGGGGTCGTCCTCCGGGGCGACGTGGCGCCGGTCGAAGTCGGGGCGGAGTCACACGTCGGCGACGGCGCCGTGTTGCACGCGGCGTCGCTCGGCGACCGGGTCATGATCGGACACGGGGCCGTTCTCAACGAAGCGACGGTCGACGACGGGGCGCTCGTCGGGTTCAACACGACGGTCAACGCCGACGTGCACGTCGGTGAACGCTGCATCGTCGCCTCCGGGACCGTCGTCCCGAACGGGTACGACATTCCGGCCGAGTCGTTCGTCCGCGGCGTGCCCGCGCGGGCGACGCCGCTCGACGAGACACGGATCGACGCCGAATCGATCTTCGAGGCGTACAGTACGGGTGGGTACACCGACCTCGCCTCACGACACAGCGAGCTATTCTGA
- a CDS encoding magnesium transporter produces MTVREVAVAAYREALPALGASLVGGLLAGVVLGGMRSDLRAVEGLLVLVPALLATRGNVYGSLGARLATGLHQGLIEPRVRAGDRRIRAAAAAALANGIVASVFAATAAFAVLTTLGSPVASLGRLVGIALVAGLLSGSTLVVVVVTVVFAGYRRGHNPDTLVGPLVTTTGDVFGVLFLLVAVRTVALVLGGV; encoded by the coding sequence ATGACCGTCCGCGAGGTGGCCGTGGCGGCGTACCGCGAGGCGCTCCCCGCCCTCGGCGCCAGCCTCGTCGGTGGCCTGCTCGCCGGCGTCGTCCTCGGCGGGATGCGATCCGACCTCCGCGCAGTCGAAGGGTTGCTCGTCCTCGTCCCCGCGCTCCTCGCCACCCGCGGCAACGTCTACGGCTCGCTGGGCGCGCGGCTGGCGACCGGGCTCCACCAGGGGTTGATCGAACCGCGGGTTCGGGCCGGCGACCGGCGCATCCGGGCGGCCGCGGCGGCGGCGCTCGCCAACGGTATCGTCGCCTCGGTGTTCGCCGCGACGGCCGCGTTCGCGGTTCTGACGACCCTGGGATCGCCCGTCGCGAGCCTCGGGCGGCTGGTCGGTATCGCGCTCGTTGCCGGCCTTCTCTCTGGAAGTACGCTCGTCGTCGTCGTCGTCACCGTCGTCTTCGCGGGCTACCGCCGCGGCCACAACCCCGACACGCTCGTCGGGCCGCTCGTCACCACCACCGGCGACGTCTTCGGCGTCCTCTTCTTGCTGGTCGCGGTCCGAACCGTCGCGCTCGTCCTCGGGGGTGTCTGA
- a CDS encoding DUF7538 family protein: MTDVIDALADREGWRAEGFAARVHYRGEGDRYSVEYYAPSDCVLYWKVRGDGETAVPVGRGTVPDPLRERVRIDLDAAGVDPAVESRSL; encoded by the coding sequence ATGACGGACGTGATCGACGCCCTCGCCGACCGTGAGGGCTGGCGTGCCGAGGGCTTCGCCGCCCGCGTCCACTACCGCGGCGAGGGTGATCGGTACTCGGTCGAGTACTACGCGCCGAGTGACTGCGTGCTCTACTGGAAGGTGAGAGGCGACGGGGAGACGGCGGTGCCGGTGGGTCGGGGGACGGTCCCCGACCCGCTCCGTGAACGGGTGCGGATCGATCTGGACGCCGCGGGCGTCGATCCGGCGGTCGAGAGCCGGTCGTTATAG
- a CDS encoding signal recognition particle protein Srp54 translates to MVLDNLGSSLRGTFSKLQGKSRLDEDDVSEVVKEIQRSLLQADVDVSLVMALSDSIETRALEEEPPGGTSARDHVLKIVYEELVDLIGESTEIPLEPQTILLAGLQGSGKTTSAAKMAWWFSKKGLRPAVIQTDTFRPGAYDQAEQMADRAEVEFYGDPDADDPVRIAREGLEATADADVHIVDTAGRHALEDDLIAEIEEIDSAVDPDRSLLVLDAAIGQGAKDQAQQFDASIGIDGVVITKLDGTAKGGGALTAVNETESSIAFLGTGETVQDIERFEPNGFISRLLGMGDLKQLSERVERAMAETGEEEDDWDPQDIMKGSFTLKDMQKQMEAMNNMGPLDQVMDMIPGMGGGLMDQLPDDAMDVTQDRMRKFDVAMDSMTEEELENPRVIGQERVERIARGAGVDAESIRELLEQHKMMERTIKQFQGMGDGDMQRMMKKMQQGDGGGGGMGGMGGMGPFG, encoded by the coding sequence ATGGTACTCGACAATCTGGGGAGTTCCCTGCGCGGCACCTTCTCGAAACTGCAGGGGAAGTCCCGTCTCGACGAGGACGACGTCTCGGAGGTCGTCAAGGAGATTCAGCGCTCCTTGCTCCAGGCGGACGTCGACGTCTCCCTCGTGATGGCGCTCTCGGACTCGATCGAGACGCGCGCGCTCGAAGAGGAACCGCCGGGCGGGACGAGCGCCCGCGATCACGTCCTCAAGATCGTCTACGAGGAACTGGTCGATCTGATCGGCGAGTCGACGGAGATTCCGCTGGAACCGCAGACGATCCTGCTCGCCGGCCTCCAGGGTTCGGGCAAAACCACCTCCGCGGCGAAGATGGCGTGGTGGTTCTCGAAGAAGGGGCTCCGCCCCGCGGTCATCCAGACCGACACCTTCCGTCCCGGTGCGTACGATCAGGCCGAGCAGATGGCCGACCGCGCCGAGGTGGAGTTCTACGGCGACCCCGACGCCGACGACCCCGTTCGGATCGCCCGTGAGGGGCTGGAAGCGACGGCCGACGCCGATGTACATATCGTCGACACGGCGGGTCGACACGCCCTCGAAGACGACCTGATCGCCGAGATCGAGGAGATAGACTCGGCCGTCGATCCCGACCGCTCGCTGCTCGTCCTCGACGCCGCTATCGGGCAGGGCGCCAAGGATCAGGCCCAGCAGTTCGACGCGTCGATCGGCATCGACGGCGTCGTCATCACCAAACTCGACGGGACGGCGAAGGGTGGGGGCGCCCTCACTGCCGTCAACGAAACCGAGTCCTCCATTGCCTTCCTCGGCACCGGCGAGACGGTACAGGACATCGAGCGCTTCGAGCCCAACGGCTTCATCTCCCGCCTGCTGGGGATGGGCGACCTCAAACAGCTCTCCGAGCGGGTCGAACGCGCGATGGCCGAGACGGGCGAGGAAGAGGACGACTGGGACCCCCAAGACATAATGAAGGGGTCCTTTACCCTGAAGGATATGCAGAAACAGATGGAGGCGATGAACAACATGGGGCCGCTAGATCAGGTGATGGACATGATCCCCGGGATGGGCGGCGGCCTCATGGATCAGTTGCCCGACGACGCCATGGACGTGACCCAAGACCGGATGCGGAAATTCGACGTGGCGATGGACTCGATGACCGAGGAGGAGTTGGAGAACCCGCGCGTCATCGGCCAGGAACGCGTCGAGCGCATCGCCCGCGGCGCCGGCGTCGACGCCGAGTCGATTCGCGAACTCCTCGAACAGCACAAGATGATGGAGCGGACGATCAAGCAGTTCCAGGGGATGGGCGACGGCGATATGCAGCGGATGATGAAAAAGATGCAGCAAGGCGACGGCGGTGGCGGCGGGATGGGTGGCATGGGCGGCATGGGTCCGTTCGGGTAG